Proteins encoded by one window of Bacteroidia bacterium:
- a CDS encoding 3'-5' exonuclease, with product MINTFTAIDFETAQASRWSICQVGLIRVENGEIVKQLNLLVQPPDNYYLDRLIDIHGITPEDTKNAPTFDLVWPQIEPYITGQHVVAHNGFSFDFHCIKQTLEYYNLCVPEYDKHCTYRIYGSDLASLCEEYCIELNHHDALSDALACAKLFLQHINNN from the coding sequence ATGATAAATACTTTCACAGCAATTGATTTTGAAACGGCTCAAGCCTCCCGTTGGAGTATCTGCCAAGTTGGTTTGATTCGAGTTGAAAATGGGGAGATTGTTAAGCAACTCAATTTGCTTGTGCAACCTCCTGATAATTATTATTTGGACAGGCTTATTGATATTCATGGAATTACTCCGGAGGATACTAAAAACGCTCCCACATTTGATCTTGTTTGGCCTCAAATAGAACCATATATTACAGGGCAACATGTTGTTGCACACAATGGATTCTCTTTTGATTTCCATTGTATAAAACAAACACTTGAATATTATAATCTATGTGTTCCTGAATACGATAAACACTGTACATATCGGATTTATGGGAGTGATCTTGCTTCGCTTTGCGAAGAATATTGTATAGAGCTTAATCATCACGATGCTTTGTCAGATGCTTTGGCATGTGCAAAGCTGTTTTTGCAACATATTAATAATAATTAA
- the istB gene encoding IS21-like element helper ATPase IstB: protein MKQIEDLKEYAGMLRLGYLRENVQTLLHEAAVNTPGYAEFLENVLLKEVKQRQLNDYQRRLKLARLPRVHNLEEYDYKASSSIAVRQMKQLRELLWVDQMYNLVLMGPSGTGKTFIAGGLVNDAIKRGYRAYFTTMADLINVLKRKEIISSAMSTYKRYTKAHLVAIDDIMMFPIEKSEAVSLFNLINHLHEHCSVIITTNKSPAQWAETLDDEVLATAMLDRLLYRCEVVKFEGNGYRMENRQSFLEKE, encoded by the coding sequence ATGAAGCAGATAGAAGATTTAAAAGAGTATGCCGGTATGCTTAGGTTGGGCTATCTAAGGGAGAACGTACAGACGCTGCTGCATGAGGCTGCTGTTAACACACCCGGTTATGCGGAGTTCCTTGAGAATGTCCTTTTAAAAGAGGTCAAACAGCGGCAGTTAAATGACTACCAACGCAGGCTTAAGTTGGCACGTCTGCCCCGTGTTCATAATCTTGAGGAGTATGACTATAAGGCATCAAGTAGTATTGCAGTTAGGCAGATGAAGCAGCTAAGGGAGCTGCTGTGGGTTGACCAGATGTACAATCTGGTGCTGATGGGTCCAAGCGGAACCGGTAAAACATTTATAGCTGGCGGGTTAGTCAATGATGCCATAAAGAGGGGGTACAGAGCTTATTTTACCACCATGGCCGATCTTATCAATGTGCTGAAACGTAAAGAGATAATCTCTTCGGCTATGAGTACCTACAAGCGTTACACCAAAGCACATCTTGTTGCCATTGATGATATAATGATGTTCCCGATAGAAAAGAGTGAAGCGGTCTCTCTGTTTAATCTTATAAATCATCTACATGAACACTGTTCAGTGATTATTACAACCAATAAATCACCGGCTCAGTGGGCGGAGACCCTTGATGATGAGGTGTTGGCAACAGCGATGCTTGACAGGCTTCTCTATCGTTGTGAGGTGGTTAAGTTTGAAGGGAATGGATACAGGATGGAAAACAGGCAGTCCTTCCTGGAAAAAGAGTGA
- a CDS encoding KTSC domain-containing protein produces MNLPEMHYVSSSNVESVGYDEETSTLYVSFLTGFLYTYLNVPIVVFNQLLHAPSVGGYLNANIKGVYLDNRIK; encoded by the coding sequence ATGAATTTACCAGAAATGCACTATGTATCATCATCTAATGTAGAGAGTGTGGGTTATGACGAAGAGACTTCAACACTATATGTTAGTTTTTTAACCGGATTTTTGTATACGTACTTAAATGTGCCAATTGTGGTTTTTAATCAACTATTGCATGCTCCTTCTGTCGGAGGTTATTTAAATGCTAATATCAAAGGAGTATATCTGGACAATAGAATTAAATAA
- a CDS encoding ATP-binding protein: MINNKETLIGRVVSIKGNLVSVRMSEKSFSLMPVINGVVYKVGQPGSFLKIPLGYANLYGIVTQIGVDAIPESLKELTFDNIEKLFATRWLTMVLIGEKTVSQFERGITQFPTAEDEVHIVTNEDLSVIYGGLDERSSISVGNISASESLPAKLNLNKLVTRHCAILGSTGSGKSNTVAVLMESIANSDYKSSRILVIDPHGEYNDSLKEESKIYKIKSDPKKIQSELYIPFWALPFNELINIFPKGLNDKQLDYVRGKVLEKKIEWIKSNEQEEKLKIESVTADSPIPFSIKQLWFELDDFEKQTFEENRDPTNKKLNKKGDPNKLISNEYEPAGAGSSKPFINHQAQGILSFLDGMRNRMLDQRYNFLFSLGDLTPDLSGAVKKDLHELLTEWLGHDKPITILDLSGIPSEIMTPISGSILKIIYDSLFWGQELNVGGRKQPLLIVLEEAHNYLKAGEKSISSRTVQTIAKEGRKYGVGLILVTQRPTELDETVLSQCGTTIALRMNNKGDRGHVSAAVQDELANMTDLLPSLKTGEGLIIGEAVKIPSRIQFRKISKAPKSTDPDVTKQWMLDRPDKNEYTTIVENWRNQQF; the protein is encoded by the coding sequence ATGATTAATAACAAAGAAACATTAATTGGAAGGGTGGTAAGCATAAAAGGGAATTTAGTATCTGTTAGAATGTCAGAAAAAAGTTTTTCTTTAATGCCTGTGATTAATGGTGTTGTGTATAAAGTAGGACAACCAGGATCATTTTTGAAAATACCACTTGGTTACGCTAATTTATATGGTATTGTCACACAAATAGGAGTTGATGCAATACCGGAATCTCTAAAGGAATTAACTTTCGATAATATTGAGAAATTATTTGCTACCAGATGGCTTACCATGGTGTTAATTGGAGAAAAAACTGTCTCCCAATTCGAAAGAGGAATTACACAGTTTCCCACAGCTGAAGATGAGGTTCATATTGTAACAAATGAAGATTTAAGTGTTATATATGGTGGTCTGGATGAACGCTCTTCAATATCTGTTGGAAATATAAGTGCTTCTGAGAGTTTACCTGCTAAACTTAATTTAAATAAATTAGTTACTCGTCATTGTGCGATTTTAGGATCAACAGGAAGTGGTAAATCTAATACAGTAGCTGTTCTTATGGAGTCCATAGCAAATAGTGATTATAAAAGTTCCAGAATATTAGTAATTGATCCGCACGGAGAGTATAACGATTCGCTAAAAGAGGAAAGTAAAATATATAAAATAAAATCAGATCCAAAGAAAATACAGTCTGAATTATATATTCCATTCTGGGCATTGCCTTTTAATGAACTTATAAATATTTTCCCTAAAGGATTAAATGATAAACAGCTAGATTATGTGAGAGGAAAAGTACTTGAAAAGAAAATAGAGTGGATTAAATCAAATGAACAGGAAGAAAAATTAAAAATTGAATCTGTGACGGCTGATAGTCCAATACCATTTAGCATAAAACAGTTATGGTTTGAGCTTGATGATTTTGAGAAGCAAACTTTTGAAGAAAATAGAGATCCAACAAACAAAAAGTTAAATAAAAAGGGGGATCCAAATAAGTTAATTTCTAATGAATATGAGCCAGCCGGTGCAGGCAGTAGTAAGCCGTTTATTAATCATCAAGCACAGGGTATATTGAGTTTTTTGGATGGTATGAGAAACAGAATGCTTGATCAAAGGTATAACTTCTTATTTTCCTTGGGCGATTTAACACCAGATCTATCAGGTGCTGTTAAAAAAGATTTGCATGAATTACTTACTGAATGGTTGGGACATGACAAACCAATTACAATACTTGACCTTTCGGGTATACCATCTGAAATTATGACTCCAATTTCAGGATCGATATTAAAAATCATATATGATTCTTTATTCTGGGGGCAAGAATTGAATGTTGGTGGTAGAAAACAGCCATTGCTAATTGTATTGGAAGAGGCTCACAATTATTTGAAGGCGGGTGAAAAGTCTATATCATCAAGAACCGTGCAGACAATAGCTAAAGAAGGTAGGAAGTATGGTGTAGGACTGATTCTGGTCACTCAAAGACCTACAGAATTAGATGAAACAGTATTAAGTCAGTGCGGAACCACAATTGCTTTGAGGATGAATAATAAAGGTGACAGAGGCCATGTTTCAGCAGCTGTGCAGGATGAACTAGCAAATATGACTGATTTACTGCCAAGTTTAAAAACAGGAGAGGGGTTAATTATCGGAGAAGCAGTTAAGATTCCATCAAGAATTCAGTTTAGAAAAATATCAAAAGCTCCAAAAAGTACAGATCCTGATGTTACAAAACAATGGATGCTTGATAGACCTGATAAAAATGAATATACAACAATTGTAGAAAATTGGAGGAATCAGCAATTTTAA
- a CDS encoding four helix bundle protein, with translation MVRTHKDLEVWKVAVGFVTEVYKVTKGFPQSELFGLTNQMRRAAVSVPSNIAEGAARNTSKEFVYYLSISLGSLAELETQLMIAKNLGYINETKLSELLERLQAIRRMVLGLRRALKVRGER, from the coding sequence ATGGTGAGGACACATAAGGATTTGGAGGTTTGGAAGGTGGCTGTGGGGTTTGTGACGGAGGTTTACAAAGTGACGAAGGGGTTTCCACAGTCGGAGTTGTTTGGGTTGACGAATCAAATGCGTAGGGCTGCCGTCTCGGTTCCCTCGAACATTGCGGAGGGGGCGGCGAGAAATACCTCGAAAGAGTTTGTTTATTATTTATCAATTTCTTTGGGGTCGTTGGCAGAGTTGGAGACGCAGTTAATGATTGCCAAAAATTTGGGCTACATTAATGAAACGAAGCTGAGTGAGCTGCTGGAAAGGTTGCAGGCTATCAGGAGGATGGTGTTGGGGTTGAGGAGGGCTTTGAAGGTGAGAGGTGAGAGGTGA
- a CDS encoding TIR domain-containing protein: MKHKCFISFKTEDLWYKKYIQENLDLDMIDKSLDVPIDSDDEDYIMRKIREDYLSDSTVTIHLIGAKSSEYLGWNEQRFIKRELQASLYNGKGNTRSGILGVVLPNMIDSIYLGRMNCWHCGGYHNSVNLKDTTVSEFRYNFFIPHKNKCVWSEEDRYCVLTKWNDFINNPKKYIDQAFCKRDHPIAEKIKVRP; encoded by the coding sequence ATGAAGCACAAGTGTTTTATCTCATTTAAGACTGAAGATTTGTGGTACAAAAAATACATTCAGGAGAACTTGGACTTAGATATGATTGATAAATCTTTAGATGTTCCTATTGATTCGGATGATGAAGATTACATTATGAGGAAAATTAGAGAAGATTATCTTTCGGATAGTACTGTTACAATCCATTTAATTGGTGCTAAAAGTTCAGAATATTTAGGATGGAATGAACAGCGGTTTATTAAGAGAGAATTACAGGCTTCTCTATACAATGGAAAAGGAAATACTAGAAGTGGGATTCTAGGTGTTGTGTTGCCAAACATGATAGATTCTATCTATCTAGGTAGAATGAATTGTTGGCATTGTGGAGGTTATCATAATTCAGTGAATCTCAAAGATACAACCGTGAGTGAATTTCGGTACAACTTCTTCATACCACATAAGAATAAGTGTGTTTGGTCAGAGGAGGATAGATATTGTGTACTTACAAAGTGGAATGATTTTATTAACAACCCGAAAAAATATATTGATCAAGCTTTTTGCAAACGTGATCATCCTATAGCAGAAAAAATTAAAGTTCGACCATAA
- a CDS encoding SDR family oxidoreductase has product MRILITGGAGFIGSNLCEYFLGKGHRVTCLDNLSTGSLSNIQGFLNHPAFHFIEGDIRDLETCRRTVKSVDVVLHQAALGSVPRSIQDPVTTNQVNIDGFLNMLVATRDAGIRRFVYAASSSTYGDSKALPKVEESIGRPLSPYAITKYVNELYAHVFAQTYCIECIGLRYFNVFGRKQSPKGAYAAVIPLFVQSLMRHEQPVINGDGEYSRDFTYIDNVIQANELAMTTENPEAVNQVYNVACGERTTLNQLFTYLREGLSVYDSAIAQIEPIYGPNRSGDIPHSLASIEKAGRLLGYAPKFGVREGLKEAVGWYWEHLGK; this is encoded by the coding sequence ATGAGAATACTTATTACCGGAGGGGCCGGGTTCATAGGCTCCAATCTGTGTGAATATTTTTTGGGTAAAGGCCACCGGGTTACGTGTTTGGACAACTTGTCCACTGGCAGCCTGTCCAATATTCAGGGGTTTTTGAATCATCCTGCATTTCATTTCATCGAAGGGGATATTCGCGATCTGGAGACCTGCCGCCGGACGGTGAAAAGTGTAGATGTGGTGCTTCATCAGGCAGCGTTGGGCTCGGTGCCCAGGTCTATACAAGATCCGGTGACTACCAATCAGGTGAACATAGATGGATTTTTAAATATGCTGGTAGCTACGCGTGATGCAGGAATCAGGCGTTTTGTTTATGCGGCCTCGTCTTCTACCTATGGTGATTCGAAGGCACTGCCCAAGGTGGAAGAGAGCATTGGAAGGCCGTTGTCGCCGTATGCCATTACCAAGTATGTGAACGAGCTGTACGCGCATGTGTTTGCACAGACGTATTGTATAGAATGTATTGGGTTGCGCTATTTTAATGTGTTTGGGCGCAAGCAGAGTCCCAAGGGGGCGTATGCAGCAGTGATTCCGTTGTTTGTTCAAAGCCTTATGCGTCATGAACAGCCTGTAATTAACGGAGACGGGGAGTATTCCAGGGATTTTACGTACATAGATAATGTGATTCAGGCCAATGAGCTGGCTATGACTACAGAGAATCCCGAGGCTGTGAACCAGGTATATAATGTGGCTTGTGGGGAGCGCACTACGCTCAATCAGTTGTTTACTTACTTGCGTGAAGGACTTTCTGTCTACGATTCGGCCATTGCACAAATAGAGCCTATATACGGTCCCAATCGCTCCGGCGACATTCCTCATTCACTGGCCTCGATAGAAAAAGCCGGAAGGCTACTGGGGTATGCACCCAAGTTTGGGGTGCGGGAAGGGCTGAAGGAGGCAGTGGGGTGGTATTGGGAGCATTTGGGAAAATAA
- a CDS encoding GDP-mannose dehydrogenase: protein MTPTPLYSINPAGEKFLLPEKKDYQPEFERVKALADRARANGQEVVVVMGAGFVGAVMAAVVADTKDKDGRYSKFVIVCQRPSTRSFWKIPMLNRGVSPVKSEDPLVDELIDRCVNKEKTLMATFNNDCLALADCVVVDVQCDFIKQDLGNMVTGDTDMEALEATIRTIGQKVQPHCLTLIETTVAPGTTEFVAWPLMKKEFAARGIESEPLLSHSFERVMPGKEYVSSIRDFWRVCSGCNKEARDRVEKFLREVINTEEFPLTVMDRPIESETTKIIENSYRATILAFLHEWSVFAERNGVDLIKVVNAIKMRPTHSNMIFPGPGIGGYCLPKDGGLGYWAYRHILGFEDGDNLFKMTPTAIDINDTRALHAAELVRDALRNMGRYIAGSDVVLCGASYRQDVGDTRYSGSEMMVRKLTQMGAYIRVHDPYVDHWYEFISQDTYPAPGQSWARFFRNQEGLKDLTVEKDLPTTLHGAEALILAVPHKEYLNLDPEKIVEWAGKPLAIIDCFGILSDDTIRHYFRLGCEVKALGRGHVARLKKEVRNSKEK from the coding sequence ATGACACCAACCCCCCTTTATTCAATCAACCCGGCCGGAGAGAAATTTTTACTGCCGGAAAAAAAAGATTACCAACCAGAGTTTGAACGTGTAAAAGCATTGGCAGACCGGGCTCGGGCCAACGGCCAGGAAGTGGTCGTGGTTATGGGTGCCGGCTTTGTGGGAGCTGTGATGGCTGCTGTGGTGGCCGATACGAAAGACAAGGACGGGCGCTATTCCAAGTTTGTGATTGTGTGCCAGCGTCCTAGTACGCGCAGTTTTTGGAAGATTCCTATGTTGAACCGAGGCGTGTCGCCCGTAAAATCGGAAGATCCGCTGGTGGACGAGCTAATTGATCGTTGCGTAAACAAAGAAAAAACGCTTATGGCTACGTTTAACAACGATTGCCTGGCACTAGCTGATTGCGTAGTAGTAGACGTACAATGCGATTTTATAAAACAAGACCTGGGTAATATGGTTACGGGCGATACCGACATGGAAGCTCTAGAGGCCACCATCCGTACTATTGGTCAGAAAGTGCAACCGCATTGCCTTACGCTCATAGAAACTACCGTAGCTCCGGGGACGACAGAGTTTGTGGCCTGGCCTCTGATGAAGAAGGAGTTTGCTGCTAGAGGGATTGAATCGGAACCGTTGCTTTCGCACAGTTTTGAGCGGGTGATGCCCGGAAAGGAGTACGTAAGCAGTATCCGTGATTTCTGGAGGGTCTGCAGTGGCTGTAATAAAGAGGCTCGGGATAGGGTAGAGAAGTTCTTACGTGAAGTTATCAATACAGAAGAATTCCCGCTGACGGTTATGGATCGTCCTATAGAATCGGAAACTACTAAAATTATAGAAAACTCGTACAGGGCAACTATTCTAGCCTTTTTGCACGAATGGAGCGTGTTTGCTGAACGTAATGGAGTGGACTTGATTAAAGTGGTGAACGCCATTAAGATGCGTCCTACACATAGCAATATGATTTTTCCCGGTCCCGGTATTGGAGGTTACTGCCTGCCCAAGGACGGAGGGTTAGGGTATTGGGCCTACCGCCACATTCTGGGCTTTGAAGACGGTGACAATCTGTTTAAAATGACCCCTACGGCCATTGATATAAACGATACGCGGGCCTTGCATGCGGCGGAACTGGTACGTGATGCGTTGCGCAATATGGGCCGTTACATTGCCGGTTCTGATGTGGTGCTATGTGGGGCTAGTTATCGTCAAGACGTAGGTGATACGCGTTATAGCGGATCGGAAATGATGGTACGTAAACTTACCCAAATGGGTGCCTACATTCGTGTACACGATCCTTACGTGGATCATTGGTACGAATTTATTTCGCAAGATACGTATCCGGCACCGGGCCAGTCGTGGGCTCGCTTCTTCCGTAATCAAGAAGGACTGAAGGATCTGACGGTAGAAAAAGACCTTCCCACTACATTGCATGGAGCTGAAGCCCTTATATTGGCTGTTCCTCATAAAGAGTACCTGAACCTGGATCCCGAAAAAATTGTGGAATGGGCCGGTAAGCCTCTGGCTATTATAGACTGCTTTGGTATCTTGAGTGATGATACCATTCGTCACTACTTCCGTTTGGGCTGCGAAGTGAAGGCACTGGGGAGGGGGCATGTGGCTCGGCTGAAAAAAGAGGTCCGTAATAGCAAAGAAAAGTAA
- a CDS encoding SIR2 family protein: MSLNSNFFDPTVYLRGLQQILISDSKKIGFLFGAGTSCSVKKGSSNKSSILDINKMTKYITENLGLKSDKYQIALDKIHDELNNNNVGFTIENLLSNITQKHLIIGDEILCGLNKDEWFKLKNEIEEEITKLVSVHKNKEEFCDDFNQGDFAQWIKNSARKEAIEIFTTNYDYLLEIALEHNNVPYYDGFIGSYCPFFYSASIEDMQFMPTITKLWKLHGSLGWCYDMNSKKITQSLLDDNNIVIYPSYLKYSNTRKQPYTSFLDRLSRFIKRDDTILFICGYSFGDYHINEIINTALEQSDSSHVVVFFYDKYIDEGITLYQLNGECDIKQIALANNKLSVYGMNSAVIGGKYGIWKLNKSTIRDDGAEQMTLYFDDTINKEGSISKNVFTRLNPISLEKSIEIWESFKDNGIIDEEGTIHEEYSQKLGDYDFDDSLSGRRQEIVSLFDYFKNRNGEGELKLPDFSIFVYFLKNINADDYIKSLGNKDD, translated from the coding sequence ATGAGTTTGAATTCCAATTTTTTTGATCCTACGGTTTATCTGAGAGGATTACAACAAATATTAATTTCTGATTCAAAAAAAATTGGATTTCTTTTTGGAGCAGGAACTTCTTGTTCTGTTAAAAAAGGTTCTTCTAACAAATCAAGTATACTGGATATCAATAAAATGACTAAGTATATTACTGAGAATTTAGGTTTAAAATCAGATAAGTATCAAATTGCACTTGATAAAATTCATGATGAACTAAACAATAATAACGTAGGCTTTACAATAGAAAACCTACTCTCTAACATTACCCAAAAGCATCTAATAATTGGAGATGAAATTTTGTGTGGTCTCAATAAAGATGAATGGTTTAAGTTAAAGAATGAGATTGAAGAGGAGATTACGAAATTAGTTTCTGTACACAAAAATAAAGAAGAATTCTGCGATGACTTTAATCAAGGTGATTTTGCTCAATGGATTAAAAATAGTGCTCGCAAAGAAGCTATAGAAATTTTCACAACTAATTATGACTATCTCCTTGAAATTGCATTAGAACATAACAACGTGCCATATTATGATGGTTTTATTGGTAGCTATTGTCCATTTTTCTATTCTGCTTCTATAGAAGATATGCAGTTCATGCCGACTATTACAAAATTATGGAAACTTCATGGCTCTCTGGGATGGTGTTATGACATGAATTCTAAAAAAATCACCCAATCACTTCTAGATGATAATAATATAGTAATTTATCCTTCATATCTGAAATACAGCAATACTAGAAAACAACCATACACTAGTTTTTTGGACAGACTGTCAAGGTTTATAAAAAGGGATGATACTATTTTATTTATTTGTGGATACTCATTTGGTGATTATCATATAAATGAAATTATTAACACTGCACTAGAACAATCAGATTCTTCACATGTAGTAGTTTTCTTTTATGACAAATATATTGACGAGGGAATAACCCTTTATCAGTTAAATGGTGAATGCGATATTAAACAAATTGCATTAGCCAATAATAAATTATCAGTATATGGAATGAATAGTGCTGTTATTGGCGGAAAATATGGAATATGGAAACTTAATAAAAGTACCATTAGAGATGATGGAGCTGAACAAATGACTTTATACTTTGATGATACAATTAATAAAGAAGGCTCCATATCTAAAAACGTATTTACAAGACTAAATCCAATTTCCTTGGAAAAATCAATAGAAATATGGGAGTCTTTTAAGGATAATGGTATAATTGATGAAGAGGGAACTATTCATGAAGAGTACAGCCAGAAATTAGGAGATTATGATTTTGATGATTCTCTTTCTGGTAGAAGGCAGGAAATAGTTTCATTATTTGACTACTTCAAAAACAGGAATGGTGAAGGAGAGTTAAAATTACCGGATTTCTCCATTTTTGTATATTTCCTAAAAAACATCAATGCTGATGATTATATAAAGAGTTTGGGTAATAAGGATGATTAA
- a CDS encoding DUF4231 domain-containing protein yields the protein MDIKVTDSDLPGLYQSADRASIKEQNKHFYSIIGYLGLLILASLFAYLADGYPKSIFKIISTILFLITLCIMIWQKVRKPDDIWYNGRAVAESVKTRSWRWMMRAAPYIDTENEETVRKHFVNDLKIILKQNENLISNIGICASIEDPISNTMIQIRNLSIGDRFKLYKQERITNQALWYTEKANYNIKKRNVWFCITIGLHALAIILLLYNIKEPHLKLPIEVIAIGTSSALTWVQAKKHSELSSSYSLTAHEIVLIQSEVTTFSNESEFSDYIMNCENAFSREHTQWFARKNE from the coding sequence ATGGATATAAAAGTTACAGACAGTGATTTACCTGGATTATACCAATCAGCAGATAGGGCATCAATAAAAGAACAAAACAAACACTTTTACAGTATTATTGGGTATTTAGGTTTACTTATTCTTGCTTCACTATTCGCTTATTTGGCAGATGGCTATCCTAAGTCCATCTTCAAAATCATTTCTACAATATTATTTCTCATCACACTTTGTATTATGATATGGCAAAAGGTTAGAAAACCCGATGATATTTGGTATAACGGAAGAGCTGTTGCAGAATCTGTGAAAACACGTTCTTGGCGATGGATGATGAGGGCAGCACCATATATTGACACTGAAAATGAAGAAACTGTTAGGAAGCATTTTGTAAATGATTTAAAAATTATTTTAAAACAAAATGAAAACCTGATTAGTAATATAGGAATATGTGCAAGCATAGAAGACCCAATCTCGAATACCATGATTCAGATAAGAAACCTTAGCATAGGGGATAGATTTAAACTATATAAGCAAGAAAGGATTACTAATCAAGCATTATGGTATACAGAGAAAGCGAATTATAATATAAAAAAAAGAAATGTCTGGTTTTGTATAACAATTGGCCTTCATGCATTGGCTATCATTCTTCTATTATATAACATTAAAGAGCCCCACCTTAAATTACCTATTGAAGTTATTGCTATAGGAACTTCATCTGCGTTAACATGGGTACAGGCTAAAAAACATAGTGAACTCTCGTCCTCTTATTCGTTAACTGCACATGAAATCGTATTAATACAATCGGAGGTTACGACATTTAGTAATGAATCAGAATTTTCAGACTATATAATGAATTGTGAGAATGCTTTCTCAAGAGAACATACACAATGGTTCGCTAGAAAGAATGAATAA
- the istA gene encoding IS21 family transposase, whose translation MWHKVKQLSLISGNSDAKIARVLGIDRRTVAKYRKMSETNFMEFVKKKRVYEKILDPWYLFVKHLLELDNGLPAAVVEDRLKEHYPDLPKVNSKTVYNFVKYVRKKEKIFAPVIVQQREAMDEVPYGSQAQIDFGEHTLRRLDKSTQKVYFFAMVLSRSRHKYLFFQTRPFTGKTAVESHERAFEYMEGIPKMLLYDQDSVYLKNENLGDYLLAENFNRYRSERNINVVFCRKADSQTKGRVENVIKYVKNNFLRARTFYDIDRLNRDALEWLSRTANGTEHATTKLIPKEEWLIEKDYLQPFSPTTFIASEKLPEYTVRRDNTISYRGNFYRVPYGTYNGDRTTLLLSVKQKRLYLYNHENLLVAEHTVSQERGKIIGGTSYRRDRTMELNTFKQKTLLLRPDCSLLNSFIEEIHKDKPRYLRDNLKIIREVIEQYSPNSVGTALGYCLRHGLYNAFNLKEAAEHYRKQEEVSKKPRKMINIPLSSTVMEQFNTNEYIPERSSIEQYDKIMEQV comes from the coding sequence ATGTGGCACAAAGTTAAACAACTTTCATTAATCAGCGGTAACTCAGATGCTAAAATAGCACGAGTCCTTGGAATTGACCGCCGAACTGTAGCTAAATACAGAAAAATGAGCGAGACAAATTTCATGGAGTTTGTTAAGAAAAAGCGAGTATATGAGAAGATTTTGGACCCTTGGTATCTGTTTGTAAAGCATCTTTTAGAGCTTGATAATGGTTTACCTGCAGCTGTTGTAGAGGATCGCCTAAAGGAACATTATCCCGATTTGCCCAAAGTCAACAGCAAGACGGTTTACAATTTTGTTAAATATGTACGCAAGAAAGAGAAGATCTTTGCTCCTGTGATTGTACAACAGAGGGAGGCAATGGATGAGGTTCCTTACGGCAGTCAAGCGCAGATTGACTTTGGTGAGCACACTCTTCGTCGCTTGGATAAGAGCACTCAAAAGGTCTACTTCTTTGCTATGGTACTCTCTCGCAGCCGCCATAAATATCTCTTCTTTCAAACTAGACCATTTACCGGTAAAACCGCTGTAGAGTCACACGAGCGAGCCTTTGAGTATATGGAAGGGATACCCAAGATGCTGCTCTATGATCAAGACTCAGTCTATCTAAAGAATGAGAACCTGGGTGACTACCTTTTGGCAGAGAATTTTAACCGCTACCGCAGTGAGAGAAATATCAATGTGGTGTTCTGCCGCAAAGCAGATTCGCAAACAAAGGGCAGAGTGGAGAACGTTATAAAGTATGTAAAAAACAACTTCCTTCGCGCGCGTACCTTTTATGATATTGATCGTCTTAACCGGGATGCACTCGAGTGGCTTAGCCGTACTGCCAATGGCACCGAGCATGCCACCACTAAGCTTATACCTAAAGAGGAGTGGCTTATTGAGAAGGATTACCTTCAGCCCTTTAGTCCAACTACTTTTATAGCATCTGAAAAGCTCCCTGAGTACACTGTCAGGCGTGATAACACTATTAGTTATCGAGGCAACTTCTACAGAGTACCCTACGGCACCTATAATGGTGACAGGACAACGCTTCTGTTATCAGTGAAACAGAAGAGGCTTTATCTCTATAATCACGAAAACCTCCTTGTAGCTGAACATACTGTAAGCCAGGAGAGAGGCAAGATAATAGGTGGCACATCATATCGTCGTGATCGCACTATGGAGCTTAACACCTTCAAGCAGAAGACTCTGTTACTACGGCCGGACTGCAGTCTCCTAAACAGCTTTATAGAGGAGATACATAAAGATAAACCCAGATATCTAAGAGATAATCTGAAAATAATAAGGGAGGTTATAGAACAGTACAGCCCAAATAGTGTTGGTACTGCACTTGGCTACTGTCTTAGGCACGGCCTATACAATGCGTTTAATCTAAAAGAGGCGGCCGAGCATTACCGAAAACAGGAGGAGGTGAGTAAGAAGCCTCGTAAAATGATAAATATACCGCTAAGCAGCACTGTTATGGAGCAGTTTAACACAAACGAGTATATCCCTGAGAGAAGCAGCATAGAGCAGTATGATAAAATAATGGAGCAGGTATGA